The genomic DNA GAGGGATGTTCTTAGAAAACTTCAAATACGGAAGAGGGGATTATTCAGGAACCGCAGGTTGGAATAATGATGGCTCACCTACCACTTCAGATGTGAGACAATACCCTTCTAACGATTTAGGAATTTACGGTATGTATGGCAATGTAGCAGAGTGGACGGCAGATGTTTATCGCCCAATCATAGATGAAGAAGCTAGCGATTTCAACTATTACAGAGGCAATGTAAGCCGTGAGGTGGTGAAAAATGCAGATGGCACTTTCACAAAAATTGAAGGCAATAATATCGCTTATGATACTTTAGCCGATGGTAGAAAAATTTACCGAGGCTTACCAGGGCAATACAAAAGAGAAGTGGTGGAAGATGATAGAAACTTCCGTGATGGTGATTTTATGTCCTCATTAGAAGCGGGTTATGGTAGAGAGTTGGATAGCGCTGCCGCCAAGGAGTTTGATATGTACAACTCCACCAAGCGCAAATTCTTCGTAGATGCCAAAGGTAGAGTGATTTTAGAAAAAGATAAAAAACAACGCACCACCAATGTTTCTAACACCTCGCGCGTGGTTAAAGGTGGTTCTTGGAAAGACACCGCTTATTGGTTAGACCCAGGGCAGAGAAGGTACAGAGACGAGGCGAGAGCGTATGGCTGGATTGGCTTCCGTGTGGCGCAAGATGCCAAAGATAATGCTACTAAAAGAACCAAAAGATAATTTTTAAATGATATTTCCAAAAATCCTTTCCATTTCGGAGAGGATTTTTTATTTTTGACCTATGAATGTAGAACAATTTTACCCACTATACCAAAAAGCGAATAAAGTCACCATAGACAGCCGAACCATAGCGCCCAATGATATTTTTTTTGCGTTTTCAGGCGTTAATTTTAATGCTGCTACTTTGGCGGAAAAAGCTATTGCTGATGGTGCTTTGGCGGCGATTGTAGAGCAAAAAGAGTTTGAAAATCAAGAGAAAAATATATTCTATGTGCCCTCTACTTTGGATTTTTTGCAAGACTTGGCGCGTTACCATCGGCAACAGTTGAGCATTCCAATAATCGCCCTTACAGGGAGTAATGGCAAAACCACCACTAAGGAGCTGATAGCCGCTGTTTTGGGGCAAAAATTTAAAGTCCAGTTTACCCAAGGCAATCTTAATAATCATATTGGAGTGCCGCTCACCTTGCTGTCCATCCAGCCAGACCACGAAATTGCAGTGGTGGAAATGGGCGCCAACCATCAAAAAGAAATAGAGGCGCTTTGCCAAATGGCACAACCAGATTATGGCTGTATTACCAATTTTGGTAAGGCACATTTAGAAGGTTTTGGCGGTTTTGAGGGCGTTATCAAAGGCAAGTCGGAACTTTACCATTACCTTAAAAATCATCATAAAACGGTGATTGTCAATGATAATGATGCGATACAAGTAGAAAAAACGCAAGGATATCGTCCGAAAATTAGTTTTGGCACGCCCGCTTCGGATTATGATTTTGAACTTTTTTATGAAGATCAACAAGTGGGGCTCACCTACCAAGGCGAAGCGGTATTATCCCAATTAACAGGGGCTTATAATTTCACCAATCTTTCTGTGGCAGCGGCTTTGGGACTTTATTTTGAAATTGACTTTGAGCGGATCAAAAAAGCCATATCCGAATATCAGCCCAGCAATATGCGCTCTCAAATTATGCGGAAAAATGGCAAAACCTTGGTTTTAGACACCTATAACGCCAATCCGAGTAGTATGGCGGTTTCTTTGGAAAATTTTAACCAATTTGAAGGTTCTAAAACCATCATCATTGGCGATATGCTGGAACTTGGCGAGGCTTCTCAAGTGGAGCACCAAGCCATTTTAAAACAAGCCCAAAATTTAGGCTTTGAGCAAATTATTACCGTAGGCGCCCATTTTAAAAATATCAATCCATCGGAAATGGCATTTGCTACGGTGGCAGATCTGGCTGTTTATCTAAAAAAGAAGCCTATCACTCATCAAAATATCCTATTAAAAGGCTCACGAGGTATAGGTTTAGAACGGATTTTAGATGAGGTGATTTAGTTTAAAGTAAAGATTAAGCACCTCTTGAATATTCTTAAAAGTTTTAGGATAAATGCTCTCCTGAACCTTTTTATAAGGCAACCATTCTACTTTGGAAATACCCTCTTCCTGTTGAGGTATAGGTTGCTCATTGCCAAGGTGTTTCATAGAAAACCAATAGGTTTTTTTAAGGATTTTTTTGTTCTTTTTTTCGGTGTAAATGTGGTAAGTTTCCTTTAAAAAATCACCCAATTCTAAGCGGTGGATGCTGGTTTCTTCCTCTACTTCTCTTATGGCGGCATCTTCTATTTTTTCATTTTTTTCTAATTTTCCTTTGGGAAGGTCCCATTTACCCAATCGATAGATGAAAAGAAGTTCGTTATTGGGGTTGGCTACCACGCCACCTGCCGCTTCTACAATGGTAAACAAAGACTGAAACTCTTGCCAAATGCGATCTATGGCATCGCCGTAGAGATTGACGGAGGCAGTAGCGGGCTGCTCTATCCACTCCAAAGCGGTTTGCAGGCTACTTTTTCCATTAAAAGCTATGTTATGTTCAGCAATTTCTGGCTGTTGACTGATGCTGAAACTTTTTTCATTGATAAAAACTTTATACATTTGTACCGAATTAAATATTTAACAAAAATAAGAAATGAATTTAGAAGGACGAAAAATTATCGTGAATAAATCGGCAAAAGAGCTTTCGGAAATGCTAAAACGCCCAGAAGATTATAAAGATTTGATGCCTGAGGGCTTGCAAAAATTTGAAACGGTAGCGGATGGCTTTAAATTTGGACTGAAAGGAATGCCTGAAATCGCCCTGAAAATAGACGAGGTTAAAGAAAATGAACGCGTGGTTCTAAAATCGGCGAGTTCCAGTTTAGACTTTGCTCTCATCGGGACGATGAACCCCATCAACGAGAACCAAACCGAGGTACAGCTTTTATTTGAAGGTCAATTTAATCCGTTTATTAAGATGATGGTGGAGAAGCCACTTCAAAATTTTATCAATACCCTTACGGATAAAATAGAGCAACTTTAAAAAATACACGAACCAAAAAGCGAGGCATATTCAAAATGACCTCGCTTTTTTATGTGGTTTTATTTGCTCATTTCGGGAATAGCTTTCGTGTTGAAATTGCCAGAATTGTTGTAGAGCGTGTATTCGGAAAAATCATCTTTGGTGTTCATTCCGCCTGCGGCTACAAAGGTATTGCCCTCTTTATCCGTGATGAAAACCGTGTCTTGGGTATACATTTTCCGATTTTTTTTATCCCAATAGATGGACTGCATCACAAAAGTACGCCCTTCATTATTGATGACCTTCACATGGCCTTTGGCTTCGTAGAATTCTTTTTTCTCAATGATTTTAGCGTAATCTGCCCAAAGTTTGCCAGGAGTTTTAGGCTTTTTCTTATCGTAAAATTCAAGGTAGAGCCCTTTTCTGATCTCTACATAAGGCGTGTCTATAAACTCATATTCTTCTAAAAGTGGAGCTTTAAACCGAAGTTTAACTTGCCCAGAATCTCGTTGTATAATGGCGGCATTATGCACCACCCGCGAGGGGAAATTGGTGGGCTTGTTTTTGTTGTATTGTGCCAAATCTTCTTCGCAGGAGGTGGTTATAAAACATATAGCCACCGCCAGAGTGGTAGCTATATAAGATTTTATTTGAATCAATCGCTCGCTTTTCATAGCGTTTGGGGCTTAGTCATACTGGCGCTTGGTGAACCATTTATCAGCGAAGTTGAGCCCTATTTTAAAGTTAACAAATCTTTCAGAAATTAAACTATTTTTTAAACCTCCTCTATTGCCGATGTCTATGCCGACATCTATGCCGCTCATCTTCATAATACTTGAATTTTGGAACGGTAGGGTAGCGCCGAAAGTCAGTCCGTATTCGTTGATGTTGGTACCGTTAAGGTTCAAATGTCCCTTTTCATAGTAAGCGCCATAGCGGTAGATTACTCTTGAGAAGAAATTACGGAAGTTGTTGTAATTCGGTAAGTACCAGCCTCCTACGGCTATGCGGTAACTGTCATTAGAGGTAACAGGAATTCCTGTGAATTGAATATTGCCGCCTTTGGCATAATCAAACTGTGTGGAAATGAACCATTTAGCGTCTTGACCGTAACCTATCCCCAAAGAGGCTTTTTGCGGAATTAAATTATTTTCCTGATAGTCCTCTGTAGCGATGATGCTTTGGTTGGCTTTATCATTACCGATGTAATAATAGGTGCTATTGGTATAGGAAGTTTCCATTTTCCCAATTTTTCCAAAAGTATAAGTGGCGCCGGCGGTCAGTTTTCTATCTCTTGCGAGTTTTTTCTGGTAAGTAGAGCCCAAAGTGAAATTCCAACTTTTAACTTTTCGCGAAGTTTCAAAACCATTGATGAGTTCTGCATTGGAAAGTGCCAATTCCTCTATATCCGAAATTTTACCGAAGTAGAAATTGGTTCTTAAACCTAAGGCAAATTCTGGCGTAATTTGGTAACCAATACCAGATTGAATGGTGTTTACCGTACCCTCGCCATAGAATGCATTGCCTTGTACTACGCCGTTGGCATCTTCTTTTTTGCTAATAATATTGTAGCGTTTAGAGCTGTACGGTTGGTAGGCAATCCCAAATTTTACTTTCTGAGATATAGGAAACGCCAATGAGATGTTAGATAAATAAGTAGAATGCTGAGTAACATCTAAATTCTGAATATCTGATTTTAGAAACTGATTTTCATTATTCACTTGAATTTTGAAGGAAGTCAGCTCTAAATTACCGTTAGCTGCAGGGTTGTTAAAGTTAAAACTATTATTAAAATCCCAAATATAAGCCGTAGAAATGCCTGCCATAGCGCTGGTTTCGGCGGTGTTGTCATATTTAAGATCTCCTAAGCCAAACGCTGCATAAGGTGAATTTCCGATGCTCTGTGCCGCCATATGACCTGCAAGAACAATCAGTGATGTATGGATGATTTTTTTCATTCTTTATATTATCTAAACCAAAACGCAAATATCTTAATTATAAATGAAATATTAAAATTTATCGGGCGTTAAAGTTTGTTAAGGTCTGATAATTCACCTTTGCACCTTGTCTAATTCTCGGATTTTAGTATCTTTGGGCTATGAATTGGGATCAAGTTATCGGGCAAGAAAAAATCAAGCAATCGTTATTAGAAAGCATTGAAGACGGCAGAGTGAGCCACGCCCAACTTTTTGTAGGGGAGGAGGGCTATGGCACGCTGCCACTCGCTTTGGCTTACGCTACAGAGCTCCTCAAACGCGAAAATGAATCTGCCGCAGAAAAAGTGAACCATCTGAACCATTTAGATGTCCATTTTTCATTTCCAGTGTTTAAAGATGACAAACACAAAGCCCAGAGCCAAGGCTTTTTCAACCAATGGCGAGAGATGATGTTAGAAAATCCTTACAGCCAGTATCAAGATTGGGTTAATCGCCTGAATGCCGAAAATAAGCAATTGTATATCTCCGTTAATGAGATGATGGCGAAAAGTGAAACCTTTAGTCTCAAGAGCTTTGAAGGCGGTACCAAGGTGCTCATCATTTGGAATGCAGACAAAATGCGCGAAGATGCCGCCAATAAATTCCTTAAATTCTTAGAAGAACCGCCAGAAAATACGGTGATTATCCTCACGGCAACTTCCACAGAAACCATGCTGCCCACCATTTTATCCCGCTGCCAGCTTACCCCAATTTATAGAATTAACGATGAGGATTTAGAAGCGGTATTATTAGACAAAATCTCTGATGAAAGCCACAGAAAATCCATACTCCACGAGGCGCAGGGCAACTATAACACCGCACTAAAACTGATGTCTACAGATGAGGTAGAAGCTACTTTTGAAACTTATTTTATCCAATGGGTGCGTTTGGCGTTTCAAGCGAAGAAAAAGCCAGAAGTGTTAAAGGAACTGATCAAATGGGCAAGGCATATTGCCGAGTGGAACCGCGAGCAACAGAAAAATTTTCTCAACTACGCGGCAGAGGTGTTTAGGTTGGCGCTATTGCAGAGTTATGGTATTTCTGATTTGGTGTATAAACAGTTGATAAACAATGGATTCAATTGGGAGGCGTTTTCTAATTTTATCCACGGCGCTAATATTGAAGATATTTTGGAAGAAATTTCGGAGGCAGATTACCACCTAAGCCGAAATGCCAATTCTAAAATATTATGGACGGATATGGGCATCAAGCTCACGCGCTATATCCATCGGCAACCTTAAGCCTATCGGAAAAAATGGAGATTTTAAGACTTGATTTTTGAACATTTATAAAATAACTGAATTATTTTTTGTATTTTCGCACTAAATTTTAATTGATATGAATTACGATATTATAGTGATAGGAAGTGGCCCTGGGGGCTATGTAACAGCCATTAGAGCGGCACAATTAGGGTTTAAAACCGCCATTATAGAAAAAGAAAATCTGGGAGGGATTTGTTTAAATTGGGGCTGTATTCCAACCAAAGCCTTGCTCAAATCAGCTCAGGTTTTTAAATATATCAACCACGCAGAAGATTTTGGATTAAACAAAGTAGAAGCCAGTTTTGAGTTTCCAAATGTGATCCAAAGAAGCCGTGGCGTAGCCAATAAAATGAGTAAAGGGATAGAGTTCCTAATGAAGAAAAACAAAATTGATGTAATCTTCGGAACTGCCAAAATTAAAAAAGGCAAAAAAGTGGCTGTGGAGAAAGATGGCAACACCACAGAATACAGCGCAGAGCATATTATTTTAGCCACGGGAGCACGCTCCAGAGAATTGCCGAATTTACCTCAAGACGGCAAAAAAGTGATTGGCTACAGACAAGCGCTATCGCTTCCTGAGCAACCTAAATCTATGATTGTGGTGGGCTCTGGCGCCATCGGCGTGGAGTTTGCGTATTTCTATGCCACTATGGGCACCAAGGTAACGATTGTAGAATTTATGCCGAACATCGTGCCAGTAGAAGATGAAGAGGTGTCTAAACATTTAGAAAAATCATTGAAAAAAGCGGGTATTGAGGTGATGACAAATGCTTCCGTGGAGTCTGTAGATACTTCGGGAGAAGGCGTGAAGGCAAAAGTGAAAACCGCAAAAGGCGAGGTTACTTTGGAGGCAGATATCGTGCTTTCAGCAGTGGGAATCAGCGCTAATATTGAGAATATCGGCTTAGAAGAAGTGGGCATTCAGACGGATAAAGGTCGCGTTTTGGTGAACGAGTGGTACCAAACTTCTGTACCTGGCTACTATGCCATCGGCGATTTAATCCCGACCCAAGCATTAGCCCATGTGGCATCTGCGGAGGGTATCACTTGCGTGGAAAAAATCAAAGGTATTCCTACTGAAACCATCAATTATGGCAACATCCCAGGTTGTACTTATTGTTCGCCAGAAATCGCTTCTGTAGGGCTAACCGAAAAGCAAGCCAAGGAAAAAGGTTATGAGATTAAAGTAGGGAAATTCCCATTCTCAGCCAGTGGTAAAGCCACAGCCAACGGCGATACAGATGGTTTTGTTAAGGTGATTTTTGATGCCAAATACGGCGAGTGGTTAGGCTGTCATATGATAGGCAATGGCGTTACAGAAATGGTTGCCGAAGCTGTAGTGGCGAGAAAATTAGAAACCACAGGTCACGAGATTTTGAAATCAATACACCCGCACCCAACGCTTTCAGAAGCGATTATGGAAGCTGTAGCCGCAGCCTATGGCGAGGTGATTCATATTTAAAATTAACTTTTTAGAATATAGAAAACAGGAACTTTAAACGATGAGGTTCCTGTTTTTTTATTGATAATAGGCGATGTTTTTATCCTCCAATCTGTTGGGAAATGCGGTTAAAATTGTTTATTTTTGTAAGATGAGCGCTATGGAGTGCTGCCATTTCAATAAAAAATAAAACGACGATAATGTTGCTAAAAAATAGCCTTAAACAGATGTTTAAAAATAGGGAAGGGAACTATCCGTTTCAATACTTTATCCCTGTTTATCATAGCGTTTCAGATGAGCCGCTGCCGCATCTTAAGCACATTATCCGTTATAAGAATATAAAGGCGTTTGAGCAAGATTTAGAACAGATGCTCAAGCGTTTTAACTTTGTCGATTGGGATTTTTTCGTTCAAAATTACCAGCGTTCTCCTCAAGGGAGACCTTTAGCGCTGATGACTTTTGATGATGGTTTGGTGGAGTTTAAGGAGGTGGTAGCGCCTATTTTAGAGCGAAAAGGTATTTATGCGGTCAATTTTGTCAATCCCCAATTCATTGTGGAAAAGGAGATGATGTTCAGATATAAAGTCAGTTTAATTGTGGAGCATATCATTTCTCAACCGCAAGATTTTGAGCGTTATAGAGTAGAATGTTCTTCAATTTTAAACCTTCGGATGACTTCCTTAAAACAACTGATTAAGATTTTATTATCGTTAAAATATCAGCAAAAAAATGAGATTTCCGTAATTGCAGAACGCTTAGGTTTAGATCTGAAATCTTATATGAAACGCCAACCGATTTATATGGATTTGGAGGATTTAAAAAACTTATCACAGAGAGGTTTTGGCGTGGCGGCTCATAGTTGGTCGCACCCTTTGTATCGGGATTTGTCTTTAGAGGAACAACTGGAAACCACGCAGCGTTCCTTAGATTTTATCCGAGAACATCAGTTTTTAGATGCCGCTTTTGCTTTTCCATTCAGTGATGATGGCGTGTCGCTTGATTTTTTTAACCAAATTTTTGATGCCAATCCACGCTTAAAATTAACCTTTGGCATTTCTGGATTAAAGTTGGATGATTATCCTAAAAATCTGCATAGAATCCCAATAGAATTGGGCTATTCAGCGCAGCAAGAACTTAATTTTGAAAGCCATTATTATCGGCTAAAATCCTATTTTAGTAAAAACCAATTGAAGCGATAGAAGATGTTAGAATTAAAAATTTATAGAAAAAAAGAACTGGCAGATTTTGTGGCTTCGGAGGCGTTTGAGCGGTTGCCATTTTCACCGATTTCCTATCATCGCGCTTGGTCGCACGCCCATAATCCTCGCGCTAAAGAGGACGATGTGGTGCTGATTGTGGTATATATTCAGCAACAATTGGCGGGATATTTGGGGATTTTGCCAGACGATTGGTGTGTAGATGGAAAAAACTACCATTTGGGCTGGCTAAGTACTATTTTAATCCATCCTGATTATAGAGGGAAGAAGATTGCACAAGCCTTATTATCAAAAGCTTGCGAGGTTTACCAAGGGCGTATTTTGATGACGGAATTCACACCAGAAGCTTTGAAATTATACTTGAAAAGTGGTCGTTTTTTATTAGGACATCAGTTGCAAGGCTTTGCATTTTATTATTATTTCAATTTTGGATATTTTCTTAGGGAACATCAAAAAATCAAACGATTTTTTCCTTTAATTTCAATTGTAGACCGAGGGGTTAATGCGGTTTTAAAAGGTGTTTATAGCCTTTTTAAAAAGAAAGTCAATTACCGAGTTTCGTTGGATATAGATGAGGAAATCGCTCCTTTTTTAGAAGGAGTGAGTGGTAGTGATTTTCGTAAAAAATACGAGGATTTTGAATGGATTATACAATATCCGTGGATTCTTAAAGGGACTAAAAAAGAGATGGATTCTCGCTATTTTTTCTCCGATTATGATGTGACTTTTAAAACTTTCTTTCTAAAAATATACGATAAAAACCAGCTCAAAACAGTGATTTTATTCACAGAACGAAATCG from Riemerella columbina includes the following:
- a CDS encoding UDP-N-acetylmuramoyl-tripeptide--D-alanyl-D-alanine ligase, with product MNVEQFYPLYQKANKVTIDSRTIAPNDIFFAFSGVNFNAATLAEKAIADGALAAIVEQKEFENQEKNIFYVPSTLDFLQDLARYHRQQLSIPIIALTGSNGKTTTKELIAAVLGQKFKVQFTQGNLNNHIGVPLTLLSIQPDHEIAVVEMGANHQKEIEALCQMAQPDYGCITNFGKAHLEGFGGFEGVIKGKSELYHYLKNHHKTVIVNDNDAIQVEKTQGYRPKISFGTPASDYDFELFYEDQQVGLTYQGEAVLSQLTGAYNFTNLSVAAALGLYFEIDFERIKKAISEYQPSNMRSQIMRKNGKTLVLDTYNANPSSMAVSLENFNQFEGSKTIIIGDMLELGEASQVEHQAILKQAQNLGFEQIITVGAHFKNINPSEMAFATVADLAVYLKKKPITHQNILLKGSRGIGLERILDEVI
- a CDS encoding NUDIX hydrolase → MYKVFINEKSFSISQQPEIAEHNIAFNGKSSLQTALEWIEQPATASVNLYGDAIDRIWQEFQSLFTIVEAAGGVVANPNNELLFIYRLGKWDLPKGKLEKNEKIEDAAIREVEEETSIHRLELGDFLKETYHIYTEKKNKKILKKTYWFSMKHLGNEQPIPQQEEGISKVEWLPYKKVQESIYPKTFKNIQEVLNLYFKLNHLI
- a CDS encoding SRPBCC family protein, with amino-acid sequence MNLEGRKIIVNKSAKELSEMLKRPEDYKDLMPEGLQKFETVADGFKFGLKGMPEIALKIDEVKENERVVLKSASSSLDFALIGTMNPINENQTEVQLLFEGQFNPFIKMMVEKPLQNFINTLTDKIEQL
- the lptC gene encoding LPS export ABC transporter periplasmic protein LptC, encoding MKSERLIQIKSYIATTLAVAICFITTSCEEDLAQYNKNKPTNFPSRVVHNAAIIQRDSGQVKLRFKAPLLEEYEFIDTPYVEIRKGLYLEFYDKKKPKTPGKLWADYAKIIEKKEFYEAKGHVKVINNEGRTFVMQSIYWDKKNRKMYTQDTVFITDKEGNTFVAAGGMNTKDDFSEYTLYNNSGNFNTKAIPEMSK
- a CDS encoding ATP-binding protein, which encodes MNWDQVIGQEKIKQSLLESIEDGRVSHAQLFVGEEGYGTLPLALAYATELLKRENESAAEKVNHLNHLDVHFSFPVFKDDKHKAQSQGFFNQWREMMLENPYSQYQDWVNRLNAENKQLYISVNEMMAKSETFSLKSFEGGTKVLIIWNADKMREDAANKFLKFLEEPPENTVIILTATSTETMLPTILSRCQLTPIYRINDEDLEAVLLDKISDESHRKSILHEAQGNYNTALKLMSTDEVEATFETYFIQWVRLAFQAKKKPEVLKELIKWARHIAEWNREQQKNFLNYAAEVFRLALLQSYGISDLVYKQLINNGFNWEAFSNFIHGANIEDILEEISEADYHLSRNANSKILWTDMGIKLTRYIHRQP
- the lpdA gene encoding dihydrolipoyl dehydrogenase, translating into MNYDIIVIGSGPGGYVTAIRAAQLGFKTAIIEKENLGGICLNWGCIPTKALLKSAQVFKYINHAEDFGLNKVEASFEFPNVIQRSRGVANKMSKGIEFLMKKNKIDVIFGTAKIKKGKKVAVEKDGNTTEYSAEHIILATGARSRELPNLPQDGKKVIGYRQALSLPEQPKSMIVVGSGAIGVEFAYFYATMGTKVTIVEFMPNIVPVEDEEVSKHLEKSLKKAGIEVMTNASVESVDTSGEGVKAKVKTAKGEVTLEADIVLSAVGISANIENIGLEEVGIQTDKGRVLVNEWYQTSVPGYYAIGDLIPTQALAHVASAEGITCVEKIKGIPTETINYGNIPGCTYCSPEIASVGLTEKQAKEKGYEIKVGKFPFSASGKATANGDTDGFVKVIFDAKYGEWLGCHMIGNGVTEMVAEAVVARKLETTGHEILKSIHPHPTLSEAIMEAVAAAYGEVIHI
- a CDS encoding polysaccharide deacetylase family protein encodes the protein MFKNREGNYPFQYFIPVYHSVSDEPLPHLKHIIRYKNIKAFEQDLEQMLKRFNFVDWDFFVQNYQRSPQGRPLALMTFDDGLVEFKEVVAPILERKGIYAVNFVNPQFIVEKEMMFRYKVSLIVEHIISQPQDFERYRVECSSILNLRMTSLKQLIKILLSLKYQQKNEISVIAERLGLDLKSYMKRQPIYMDLEDLKNLSQRGFGVAAHSWSHPLYRDLSLEEQLETTQRSLDFIREHQFLDAAFAFPFSDDGVSLDFFNQIFDANPRLKLTFGISGLKLDDYPKNLHRIPIELGYSAQQELNFESHYYRLKSYFSKNQLKR
- a CDS encoding GNAT family N-acetyltransferase, which translates into the protein MLELKIYRKKELADFVASEAFERLPFSPISYHRAWSHAHNPRAKEDDVVLIVVYIQQQLAGYLGILPDDWCVDGKNYHLGWLSTILIHPDYRGKKIAQALLSKACEVYQGRILMTEFTPEALKLYLKSGRFLLGHQLQGFAFYYYFNFGYFLREHQKIKRFFPLISIVDRGVNAVLKGVYSLFKKKVNYRVSLDIDEEIAPFLEGVSGSDFRKKYEDFEWIIQYPWILKGTKKEMDSRYFFSDYDVTFKTFFLKIYDKNQLKTVILFTERNRILKLQYIFGEVDAMVTEAVYQYMIAHQISNIISFDERINAVLKTKFHLYKKVRTRDFLIHKEFAELLPQNVKWTISGGDADCVFT